From one bacterium Scap17 genomic stretch:
- the dapF gene encoding diaminopimelate epimerase, translating into MLVNFTKMHGLGNDFMVIDLISQRSRLRDADIRRLADRNFGIGFDQLLVVEPPRDPDMDFRYRIYNADGSEVENCGNGARCFARFVREQRLTTKREIRVETAGGPLTLVVAEDGRVRVDMGAPRFAPAALPFEVEADLPVHTLEVDGETLEIGVVSMGNPHAVLLVDSVEQAPVLTLGPRIEAHPRFAKRVNAGFLEVVTPHEARLRVFERGVGETLACGTGACAAVASGIRRGLLASPVNVTLPGGTLSIEWAGDGQPVFMTGPAETVFEGRIIL; encoded by the coding sequence ATGCTGGTGAACTTCACCAAGATGCACGGACTGGGCAATGACTTCATGGTCATTGACCTGATCTCGCAGCGCAGTCGCCTGCGCGATGCCGATATCCGCCGTCTGGCGGATCGCAACTTCGGCATCGGCTTCGACCAGCTGCTGGTGGTCGAGCCGCCCCGCGACCCGGACATGGACTTCCGCTATCGCATCTACAATGCCGATGGCAGTGAAGTCGAGAACTGCGGCAACGGGGCGCGCTGCTTCGCGCGCTTCGTGCGTGAACAGCGCCTGACCACCAAGCGCGAGATTCGCGTCGAGACGGCCGGCGGCCCGCTGACCCTGGTCGTGGCCGAGGATGGTCGTGTGCGCGTCGACATGGGCGCGCCGCGCTTCGCCCCCGCCGCGCTGCCCTTCGAGGTCGAGGCCGACCTGCCGGTGCACACCCTGGAGGTCGACGGTGAGACGCTGGAAATCGGCGTCGTTTCGATGGGCAACCCCCACGCGGTGCTGCTGGTCGACAGTGTCGAACAGGCCCCGGTACTGACGCTGGGTCCGCGGATCGAGGCGCATCCGCGCTTCGCCAAGCGCGTCAATGCCGGTTTCCTCGAGGTCGTCACGCCGCATGAGGCGCGCCTGCGTGTCTTCGAGCGCGGCGTCGGCGAGACGCTGGCCTGTGGCACCGGCGCCTGTGCGGCGGTCGCCTCCGGCATTCGCCGTGGCCTGCTGGCAAGCCCGGTCAACGTCACGCTGCCCGGCGGCACCCTGAGCATCGAATGGGCTGGTGACGGCCAGCCGGTATTCATGACCGGTCCCGCCGAGACCGTCTTCGAAGGCCGCATCATTCTGTAG
- the lysA gene encoding diaminopimelate decarboxylase — MNHFVYQDGVLHAEDVSLATLAEQFGTPCYVYSRATLERHFKAYQDALGDHPHLICYAVKANSNLAVLNVLARLGAGFDIVSAGELERVIKAGGDPAKVVFSGVAKQAGEMERALELNIKCFNVESLPELERLNAVAGRLGRVAPVSLRINPDVDAGTHPYISTGLKANKFGIPVEQALEVYEIANAMEHVQVVGADCHIGSQLTELAPFLDSLERLLVLLDRLRERGIVIEHLDLGGGLGVPYQSETPPEPFAYASALLERLARYEHGSEMTLLFEPGRSIAANAGVLLTRVEYLKPGEEKNFAIIDAGMNDLIRPSLYQAWQNIVTVDTREARKTAIYDVVGPVCETGDFLGKDRELAIAPGDLLAVRSSGAYAFVMASNYNSRCRPAEVMVDGPEMHLVRRRERLEELWTGEQLLPEGDA; from the coding sequence ATGAATCACTTCGTTTATCAGGATGGCGTGCTGCACGCCGAAGACGTCTCGCTCGCCACGCTGGCCGAGCAGTTCGGCACGCCGTGCTACGTCTACAGCCGTGCCACGCTCGAGCGCCACTTCAAGGCCTATCAGGATGCGCTGGGCGACCACCCGCATCTCATCTGCTATGCCGTGAAGGCCAATTCCAACCTGGCGGTGCTCAATGTGCTGGCACGTCTGGGCGCCGGCTTCGACATCGTCTCCGCCGGAGAGCTGGAGCGCGTCATCAAGGCCGGCGGCGACCCCGCCAAGGTGGTGTTCTCCGGCGTTGCCAAGCAGGCAGGCGAGATGGAGCGTGCGCTGGAGCTGAACATCAAGTGCTTCAATGTCGAATCGCTGCCGGAGCTTGAGCGCCTCAACGCCGTCGCGGGCCGTCTCGGACGCGTCGCGCCTGTATCACTGCGCATCAATCCCGACGTCGATGCCGGCACCCACCCGTACATCTCCACTGGCCTCAAGGCCAACAAGTTCGGCATTCCGGTCGAGCAGGCGCTGGAGGTCTATGAGATCGCCAACGCCATGGAGCACGTGCAGGTAGTCGGTGCCGACTGCCATATCGGCTCCCAGTTGACCGAGCTGGCGCCCTTCCTCGATTCCCTCGAACGCCTGCTGGTTCTGCTGGATCGCCTGCGCGAGCGTGGCATCGTCATCGAGCACCTCGACCTCGGCGGCGGCCTCGGCGTGCCCTACCAGAGCGAGACCCCGCCGGAGCCCTTCGCCTACGCCAGCGCCCTGCTGGAGCGTCTGGCCCGCTATGAGCATGGCAGCGAGATGACCCTGCTGTTCGAACCGGGTCGCTCCATCGCCGCCAACGCCGGCGTGCTGCTGACCCGCGTCGAGTACCTCAAGCCCGGAGAAGAAAAGAACTTCGCCATCATCGATGCCGGCATGAATGACCTGATCCGCCCGTCGCTATATCAGGCGTGGCAGAACATCGTCACCGTCGACACGCGCGAGGCGCGCAAGACCGCCATCTACGATGTGGTCGGCCCGGTCTGCGAGACCGGTGACTTCCTCGGCAAGGACCGCGAACTGGCCATCGCGCCGGGCGACCTGCTCGCCGTGCGCTCTTCCGGTGCCTACGCCTTCGTGATGGCCTCGAACTACAACAGCCGCTGTCGCCCTGCCGAGGTGATGGTCGATGGCCCCGAGATGCACCTGGTGCGTCGTCGTGAGCGCCTCGAAGAACTGTGGACCGGCGAGCAATTGCTGCCGGAAGGTGATGCCTGA
- a CDS encoding lipoprotein gives MSQSARHTLRTLAALLLGAGLLAGCGQKGPLYLPADADAGGQRAEAPATAPDASETESTAAAGTSGSDA, from the coding sequence ATGAGCCAGTCCGCCCGTCATACCCTTCGCACCCTCGCGGCACTGCTGCTGGGTGCCGGCCTGCTGGCCGGCTGCGGCCAGAAAGGCCCGCTCTACCTGCCGGCGGACGCCGATGCCGGCGGCCAGCGTGCCGAGGCCCCCGCCACGGCACCTGACGCCTCCGAGACAGAGAGCACCGCAGCCGCCGGGACTTCCGGCAGCGACGCCTGA
- the argH gene encoding argininosuccinate lyase, with protein MSESTNQSWGGRFSEPTDAFVARFTASVDFDQRMAQQDIQGSIAHATMLAGVGVLSEEERDAIIAGLKEISEEIARGGFEWSVALEDVHMNIEARLTAKIGITGKKLHTGRSRNDQVATDIRLYLRDEIDAIDAELTRLREGMLGLAEREADTIMPGFTHLQSAQPVTFGHHLLAWQEMVARDQDRLRDCRTRMNVLPLGAAALAGTTFPIDRHVTSELLGFDRPTENSLDSVSDRDFAIEFTSFASLLMMHLSRMSEELVLWTSAQFDFIDLPDRFCTGSSIMPQKKNPDVPELVRGKTGRVYGHLMSLLTLMKSQPLAYNKDNQEDKEPLFDTIDTVRGSLRAFADMIPAIRAKSENMYASASKGFATATDLADYLVRKGVAFRDAHEIVGKSVAFGIEQQRDLSQMTLAELQQFSDTIEQDVFDVLTLEGSVAARNHIGGTAPNQVRAAVQRARDALASRA; from the coding sequence ATGAGCGAATCTACCAATCAGTCCTGGGGCGGCCGCTTCAGCGAGCCGACCGATGCCTTCGTGGCACGTTTCACCGCCTCCGTCGATTTTGATCAGCGCATGGCGCAGCAAGACATCCAGGGTTCCATCGCCCACGCCACCATGCTGGCGGGTGTCGGCGTGCTGAGCGAAGAAGAACGCGACGCCATCATCGCGGGATTGAAGGAAATCAGCGAGGAGATCGCACGCGGCGGATTCGAGTGGTCCGTGGCACTGGAAGACGTGCACATGAACATCGAGGCACGCCTGACCGCCAAGATCGGCATCACCGGCAAGAAGCTGCACACCGGCCGCTCCCGCAACGACCAGGTCGCCACCGACATCCGCCTCTATCTGCGTGACGAGATCGACGCCATCGACGCCGAGCTGACTCGCCTGCGCGAAGGCATGCTGGGGCTGGCCGAGCGGGAAGCCGACACCATCATGCCGGGCTTCACGCACCTGCAGAGCGCCCAGCCGGTCACCTTCGGTCACCACCTGCTGGCCTGGCAGGAAATGGTCGCCCGCGACCAGGACCGCCTGCGTGACTGCCGCACACGCATGAACGTGCTGCCGCTGGGCGCTGCGGCGCTGGCCGGCACCACCTTCCCCATCGACCGTCACGTCACCAGCGAGCTGCTCGGCTTCGACCGACCGACCGAGAACAGCCTCGATTCGGTCAGCGACCGTGACTTCGCCATCGAGTTCACCAGCTTCGCCAGTCTGCTGATGATGCACCTGTCACGCATGAGCGAAGAGCTGGTGCTGTGGACAAGCGCCCAGTTCGACTTCATCGACCTGCCGGACCGCTTCTGTACCGGCTCCTCCATCATGCCGCAGAAGAAGAACCCGGACGTGCCGGAGCTGGTACGCGGCAAGACCGGCCGTGTCTATGGCCACCTGATGAGCCTGCTGACCCTGATGAAGTCCCAGCCGCTGGCGTACAACAAGGACAATCAGGAAGACAAGGAGCCGCTGTTCGATACCATCGATACCGTGCGCGGCAGCTTGCGTGCCTTCGCCGACATGATCCCGGCGATCCGCGCCAAGTCCGAGAACATGTACGCCTCGGCCAGCAAGGGCTTCGCCACCGCGACCGACCTGGCGGACTATCTGGTGCGCAAGGGCGTCGCCTTCCGTGATGCCCACGAGATCGTCGGCAAGTCCGTCGCCTTTGGCATCGAACAGCAGCGCGACCTGTCCCAGATGACCCTGGCAGAGCTCCAGCAGTTCTCCGACACCATCGAGCAGGACGTCTTCGACGTGCTGACGCTGGAAGGCTCCGTCGCGGCGCGCAACCACATCGGTGGCACCGCGCCGAACCAGGTCCGCGCTGCCGTGCAGCGTGCGCGTGACGCCCTGGCCTCGCGCGCCTGA
- the hemC gene encoding hydroxymethylbilane synthase: MISVIRGRRCPSVRFAQPLRIRWRGFRASKENAVPRREILRIATRKSLLALWQAEHVKARLEALHPGLSVELVPMSTRGDKILDTPLAKIGGKGLFVKELEEAMLDGRADIAVHSMKDVPMHFPESLGLAVILERHAPTDAFVSNTCANFDALPQGARLGTSSLRRGLQAKAARPDLEVLSLRGNVQTRLGKLDAGEFDAIILATSGLQRLELEARITAEMDAETCLPACGQGALGIECNLQDEEILALLEPLAHEGSSRCVLAERAMNTHLEGGCQVPIGGYAVLEEGGSQLWLRALVGNPDGTVILRAEARGPSDAPEALGVAVAEDLLSQGAGEILAAVYGDARG, encoded by the coding sequence ATGATAAGTGTCATCAGAGGGCGTCGCTGTCCGTCAGTCAGGTTCGCTCAACCACTTCGCATCAGATGGCGTGGATTTCGCGCCAGCAAGGAGAACGCCGTGCCCCGCCGTGAGATTCTGCGTATCGCGACCCGCAAGAGCCTGCTCGCCCTGTGGCAGGCCGAACACGTCAAGGCGCGACTCGAGGCCCTGCATCCTGGCTTGAGCGTCGAGCTGGTGCCGATGTCGACGCGTGGTGACAAGATTCTCGATACCCCGCTGGCCAAGATCGGCGGCAAGGGGCTGTTCGTGAAGGAGCTGGAAGAGGCGATGCTCGACGGTCGCGCCGATATCGCCGTGCACTCCATGAAGGACGTGCCGATGCACTTCCCGGAGTCGCTGGGACTGGCGGTGATTCTCGAGCGTCACGCCCCGACCGACGCCTTCGTGTCCAACACCTGTGCCAACTTCGATGCCCTGCCGCAGGGCGCGCGCCTGGGCACCTCCAGCCTGCGTCGTGGTCTGCAGGCCAAGGCGGCACGCCCGGACCTGGAAGTATTGAGCCTGCGCGGCAATGTCCAGACGCGTCTCGGCAAGCTGGATGCCGGCGAGTTCGACGCCATCATCCTGGCCACTTCCGGCCTGCAGCGCCTCGAGCTGGAGGCGCGCATCACCGCCGAGATGGACGCCGAGACCTGCCTGCCGGCCTGTGGTCAGGGCGCGCTCGGCATCGAGTGCAACCTGCAGGACGAGGAGATTCTTGCGCTGCTCGAGCCGCTGGCCCATGAAGGCTCCAGCCGTTGCGTGCTGGCCGAGCGCGCCATGAACACGCATCTGGAAGGTGGCTGTCAGGTGCCGATCGGCGGCTATGCCGTGCTCGAGGAAGGTGGCAGTCAGCTGTGGCTGCGTGCGCTGGTCGGCAACCCCGACGGAACGGTCATCCTGCGCGCTGAAGCGCGTGGTCCGTCCGACGCGCCTGAAGCGCTGGGCGTCGCCGTCGCCGAAGACCTGCTCTCCCAGGGCGCCGGCGAGATTCTGGCGGCGGTCTACGGCGACGCTCGTGGCTGA
- a CDS encoding uroporphyrinogen-III synthase, which translates to MAKASRLEVLTTRPGSRGAVLDAMLSEAGCEVECLKLMALEALPLEPAARQAIIDVDLYRGVIVISPQAAGYLADWLEEWWPQLPEGISFYAVGAATAEVLHSRLGVPVRVPPRATRGEHAERDAPVGTTSEALLSLPSLRTLAGQRWLLVAGEGGRPLLEETLVARGAQVTRLALYRRLPLALSPQQAGRLAAGAYDAMVVTSNELLETVMASVTPQALHQPLIVSSHRLATLAHAHGFERVTVAEDASPGALTQAVLRACAPISKTRHAVTGATAPGPREAIDSQESGKGQA; encoded by the coding sequence ATGGCGAAGGCGTCGCGTCTTGAGGTGTTGACGACGCGGCCGGGCTCGCGCGGAGCGGTTCTCGATGCGATGCTGAGCGAGGCCGGCTGCGAGGTGGAGTGCCTCAAGCTGATGGCGCTCGAGGCCTTGCCACTGGAACCCGCCGCGCGCCAGGCGATCATCGATGTCGATCTGTATCGCGGCGTGATCGTGATCTCGCCCCAGGCCGCCGGTTATCTGGCCGATTGGCTGGAGGAGTGGTGGCCGCAGCTGCCCGAAGGCATCAGCTTCTATGCCGTCGGTGCGGCCACGGCCGAAGTGCTGCATTCGCGGCTGGGCGTGCCGGTGCGTGTTCCGCCGCGCGCCACGCGCGGTGAGCATGCCGAGCGCGATGCGCCGGTCGGTACCACCAGCGAAGCCTTGCTGTCGCTGCCGTCGCTCAGGACGCTTGCGGGGCAGCGCTGGTTGCTGGTGGCCGGTGAAGGCGGGCGTCCGCTGCTGGAAGAGACGCTGGTGGCACGGGGCGCTCAGGTCACGCGTCTGGCACTTTATCGACGCCTTCCGTTGGCTTTGTCGCCGCAACAGGCTGGCCGTCTGGCGGCGGGCGCGTATGATGCAATGGTGGTGACCAGCAATGAACTGCTCGAGACGGTGATGGCGTCGGTGACGCCGCAGGCCTTGCACCAACCGCTAATCGTGTCGAGCCACCGTTTGGCTACACTGGCACACGCTCATGGTTTCGAGCGCGTGACGGTCGCCGAGGACGCTTCACCCGGGGCCCTGACGCAGGCAGTACTTCGCGCCTGCGCCCCCATCAGCAAGACTCGCCATGCAGTGACCGGCGCCACTGCGCCTGGTCCGCGTGAGGCCATCGATTCCCAAGAATCCGGAAAAGGGCAAGCGTAG
- a CDS encoding heme biosynthesis protein HemY, producing the protein MRVLILLIIIGLAIGALFGQLMQAFPGYWLIRVGDTSVQTSFWFGLILLFAGFVVLHFGLRLLSRFAHPFSRLKVWNSRTRHRNATRKTVRGLVALAEGRWKRAEKSLTHSAEDSSTPLVNYLSAALAAHYQGRFEQADTLLKRAHESTQGSESAVGLVQAQLMLDRQQHEQALATLTRLDKQLGEHPQVLKLLKQAYLAVNDWDGLRRLMPRLDKQDLISPEEKKELEQRAYVALIQQAARNPEDIERVRNLWADMPDHLRTDVNLVALYAEALIAGGQEGLAERLLRHSLKECWDSRLVLRYGLLDVDAPRQLVYAEKWLQERPNDPDLLLSLGRLALRNASWGKAQEYFEASQRQRPSGTVCAELARLFANLGEHNKSQLYYRQSVELLDRSLPALPQPSKDNV; encoded by the coding sequence ATGAGAGTCCTGATACTGCTGATCATCATCGGGCTGGCCATCGGTGCACTGTTCGGGCAACTGATGCAGGCCTTCCCGGGCTACTGGCTGATTCGCGTCGGCGATACCTCGGTCCAGACCTCCTTCTGGTTCGGCTTGATCCTGCTGTTCGCGGGCTTCGTGGTGCTGCACTTCGGTCTGCGCCTGCTGTCGCGCTTCGCGCATCCGTTCTCCCGTCTCAAGGTGTGGAACAGCCGTACCCGTCACCGCAATGCCACGCGCAAGACCGTACGGGGGCTGGTGGCGCTGGCCGAAGGCCGCTGGAAGCGGGCCGAGAAGTCACTGACCCACTCGGCGGAAGATTCCAGTACGCCGCTGGTCAACTACCTCTCCGCTGCCCTGGCCGCGCACTATCAGGGACGTTTCGAGCAGGCGGATACACTGCTCAAGCGGGCGCATGAGTCCACCCAGGGCTCCGAGAGTGCCGTGGGTCTGGTGCAGGCACAGCTGATGCTGGACCGCCAGCAGCATGAACAGGCGCTGGCGACCCTTACGCGTCTCGACAAGCAGCTGGGCGAGCACCCGCAGGTGCTCAAGCTGCTCAAGCAGGCCTATCTGGCGGTCAATGACTGGGATGGTCTGCGTCGCCTGATGCCGCGTCTCGACAAGCAGGACCTCATCTCCCCCGAGGAGAAGAAGGAGCTGGAACAGCGTGCCTATGTGGCGCTGATCCAGCAGGCCGCGCGCAATCCGGAGGACATCGAGCGCGTGCGCAACCTGTGGGCCGACATGCCGGACCACCTGCGCACCGACGTGAATCTGGTCGCGCTCTACGCCGAGGCGCTGATCGCCGGTGGTCAGGAAGGTCTGGCCGAGCGTCTGCTGCGTCACTCCCTCAAGGAGTGCTGGGATTCGCGTCTGGTGCTGCGTTACGGCCTGCTGGACGTGGATGCACCGCGTCAGCTGGTGTATGCCGAGAAGTGGCTGCAGGAGCGTCCGAATGATCCGGATCTGCTGCTGTCGCTGGGCCGACTGGCCCTGCGCAACGCCAGCTGGGGCAAGGCTCAGGAGTACTTCGAGGCTAGCCAGCGCCAGCGTCCGAGCGGTACGGTGTGTGCTGAACTCGCGCGTCTGTTCGCCAACCTGGGCGAGCACAACAAGAGTCAGCTCTACTACCGTCAGAGCGTCGAGCTGCTGGATCGCTCACTGCCGGCCCTGCCGCAGCCGAGCAAGGACAACGTCTGA
- a CDS encoding DUF2780 domain-containing protein, giving the protein MILRVGCAHARGASTGRVRSVSPSDDGVCMLHKSLALMGASVLAVSLAGCAATGNSSSSNTASSSSSSSSMMSLASSMLSSQTGQSLPAADLMSSLTSQLGVSSTQALGGSAAMLALAQSQLGTSATSELSTEVPQLSSLTSSSSLSTLSSLASLSGNDNATALASTVGNVDDSASLDSAFSALGMDSSMVSQFAPVLLSYMGGEGVSSTLLSSLSSMWGTGS; this is encoded by the coding sequence ATGATTCTGCGTGTCGGATGCGCCCATGCACGTGGCGCATCTACGGGCCGGGTCCGGTCCGTTTCCCCAAGCGATGATGGAGTCTGCATGTTGCATAAGTCCCTGGCCCTGATGGGCGCCTCTGTACTGGCCGTGTCACTGGCCGGTTGTGCCGCTACCGGTAACAGCTCTTCCAGCAACACCGCCAGCTCTTCCAGCTCCTCGAGCTCCATGATGAGCCTCGCCAGCAGCATGCTGAGCAGCCAGACCGGCCAATCCCTGCCGGCGGCCGACCTGATGTCCAGCCTGACCTCCCAGCTGGGTGTGTCCTCCACTCAGGCGCTGGGTGGCTCTGCTGCCATGCTGGCTCTGGCCCAGTCCCAGCTTGGTACCAGCGCGACCTCCGAGCTGTCCACTGAGGTGCCGCAGCTGTCCAGCTTGACCAGCAGCAGCTCGCTGTCCACGCTCTCCAGCCTGGCGAGCCTGAGCGGCAACGACAATGCCACGGCATTGGCCAGCACCGTCGGCAATGTCGATGACAGCGCGTCTCTGGACAGCGCCTTCTCCGCGCTGGGCATGGATAGCAGCATGGTCTCCCAGTTCGCGCCGGTGCTGCTCAGCTACATGGGCGGCGAAGGCGTCAGCTCGACGCTGCTGAGCTCGCTGTCCAGCATGTGGGGCACCGGCTCCTGA
- the ybiO gene encoding mechanosensitive channel protein — MGCLRASDAPPEPALTLAPMPHTLTDMEKPSVAIPTPPHSPPALAASRQPDSWRPAWLMYGLMMLLMVLSLGFSSLSLAAPSEDGSGDGATSSYESLATLLEDPSQREALIEGLRQLDSQASEKAVEVAGEDVTLSEDSPSLSRQLAEVSQDLVADLSTTLDRVLGTLNGIGNEDASKIDWEHFTSEAVSLGLVVISTIGLFLILRRLARPLFGRVSQWSLDGQHRSPLLRTMMAVIIAAVVDVAVIGLAFLGGYLLAIFAYGEQGVIGQRESMFLNAYLVIELFKALMRMLFSSGFKGLRLFPMRDEVARYWNRSLAMLAGFIGYGILVVVPMVNNNLAPAVGSFVGLLIMGVSLVWAIVVITRNRIILRDRLLNQAKETRNSLVAIALRILASTWHLFALAYFITLFVISQTTPETALPFMMGATLKTLCAIGGGYLLSQVLTQLIGKRIQVSDKLRGQLPLLEKRLNSYIPTALRIMRAIILIVVVGMVLNAWHIVALGEWLATDAGALLLSRIFHVLFILVFAIALWVGIASLIEHKLNPDTGKGKPSSRVETLLALFRNAIAIAMIVFTAMIVLSEIGIDIAPLLAGAGVLGLAIGFGAQKMVQDIITGVFIQLENAINTGDVVTAGGVTGTAERLTIRSVGIRDLSGTFHIVPFSSVDTVSNYMRDFAYHVGEYGISYRENVDHAIVHLRAAFDELEASSYGPEILEPVTIAGVSALADSSVNIRVMIKTSPGNQWAIGREYNKLVKQHFDAAGIEIPFPHMTMYFGQDKDGGAPPANVRTMQAPFVIDGSAAGQPKPPEQREAAAKVAKRREENPLTRHATEDGEVVDAEEQRIRQTTQPDADGD, encoded by the coding sequence ATGGGATGCTTGCGAGCCTCTGATGCACCTCCGGAGCCTGCTCTCACTCTTGCCCCGATGCCTCACACACTCACCGACATGGAGAAGCCATCTGTGGCGATTCCGACACCCCCGCACTCCCCTCCCGCCCTTGCTGCCTCGCGCCAACCGGACTCATGGCGACCTGCCTGGCTGATGTACGGCCTGATGATGCTGTTGATGGTGCTGAGCCTCGGATTCAGCAGCCTGTCCCTTGCCGCCCCATCCGAAGACGGCAGCGGCGATGGCGCGACATCCTCCTATGAGAGCCTGGCCACGCTGCTGGAAGACCCCAGTCAGCGCGAGGCATTGATCGAAGGCCTGCGCCAGCTGGACAGCCAGGCAAGCGAGAAGGCCGTCGAGGTCGCGGGTGAAGACGTCACCCTGAGCGAGGATTCGCCATCGCTGTCCCGCCAGCTTGCCGAGGTCAGCCAGGATCTGGTCGCGGACCTTTCCACCACGCTGGACAGGGTGCTGGGCACGCTCAACGGCATCGGCAACGAGGATGCCAGCAAGATTGACTGGGAGCACTTCACGTCCGAAGCCGTCAGTCTGGGACTGGTGGTCATCTCGACCATCGGCCTGTTCCTGATCCTGCGCCGCCTGGCTCGCCCGCTGTTCGGCCGCGTCAGCCAATGGTCACTGGACGGCCAGCATCGCAGTCCGCTGCTGCGTACCATGATGGCGGTGATCATCGCGGCGGTCGTCGACGTTGCCGTGATCGGTCTCGCCTTCCTCGGCGGCTATCTTCTGGCCATCTTCGCCTACGGTGAACAGGGCGTGATCGGCCAGCGCGAATCGATGTTCCTCAATGCCTATCTGGTGATCGAGCTGTTCAAGGCCTTGATGCGCATGCTGTTCTCTTCAGGCTTCAAGGGCCTGCGCCTGTTCCCGATGCGCGATGAGGTCGCCCGTTACTGGAATCGCTCGCTGGCCATGCTGGCCGGCTTCATCGGCTATGGCATTCTCGTCGTGGTGCCGATGGTCAACAACAATCTGGCACCGGCGGTGGGCAGCTTCGTCGGTCTGCTCATCATGGGCGTCTCCCTTGTCTGGGCCATCGTCGTCATCACGCGCAATCGCATCATCCTGCGTGACCGTCTGCTGAATCAGGCCAAGGAAACCCGCAACAGCCTGGTCGCGATAGCGCTGCGCATCCTGGCCAGCACCTGGCACCTCTTCGCACTGGCCTACTTCATCACGCTGTTCGTGATCTCGCAGACCACGCCGGAAACCGCGCTGCCCTTCATGATGGGAGCGACCCTCAAGACCCTGTGCGCCATCGGTGGCGGCTATCTGCTGTCCCAGGTGCTCACCCAGCTGATCGGCAAGCGCATCCAGGTCTCCGACAAGCTGCGTGGTCAGCTGCCGCTGCTCGAGAAGCGCCTCAACTCCTACATCCCGACGGCGTTGCGCATCATGCGTGCCATCATCCTGATCGTGGTGGTCGGCATGGTGCTGAATGCCTGGCACATCGTGGCGCTGGGCGAGTGGCTGGCGACGGATGCCGGCGCCCTGTTGCTGTCACGCATCTTCCATGTACTGTTCATCCTTGTCTTCGCTATCGCCCTCTGGGTCGGCATCGCCAGCCTGATCGAGCACAAGCTCAATCCGGACACCGGCAAGGGCAAGCCGTCCTCGCGGGTGGAGACCCTGCTGGCGCTGTTCCGCAATGCCATCGCCATCGCGATGATCGTCTTCACCGCGATGATCGTGCTGTCCGAGATCGGCATCGACATCGCGCCGCTGCTGGCCGGTGCCGGGGTACTGGGTCTGGCGATCGGCTTCGGCGCCCAGAAGATGGTGCAGGACATCATCACCGGGGTCTTCATCCAGCTCGAGAATGCCATCAATACCGGTGACGTGGTCACCGCCGGTGGCGTGACCGGCACCGCGGAACGCCTGACCATCCGCTCGGTGGGCATCCGCGACCTGTCCGGCACCTTCCATATCGTGCCGTTCTCGTCGGTGGATACCGTCTCCAACTACATGCGTGACTTCGCCTACCATGTCGGCGAATACGGCATCTCCTATCGCGAGAATGTCGACCACGCCATCGTGCACCTGCGTGCGGCCTTCGATGAGCTAGAGGCAAGCAGCTATGGTCCGGAGATCCTCGAGCCGGTCACCATCGCGGGTGTCTCGGCCCTCGCCGACAGCTCGGTCAACATCCGCGTGATGATCAAGACCAGCCCGGGCAACCAGTGGGCCATCGGCCGCGAGTACAACAAGCTCGTGAAGCAGCACTTCGATGCCGCTGGCATCGAGATCCCGTTCCCGCACATGACCATGTACTTCGGTCAGGACAAGGACGGTGGTGCGCCGCCGGCCAACGTGCGCACCATGCAGGCGCCATTCGTGATCGATGGCTCGGCCGCCGGCCAGCCCAAGCCCCCCGAGCAGCGCGAGGCAGCCGCCAAGGTTGCCAAGCGTCGCGAGGAGAATCCGCTGACGCGTCATGCCACCGAAGACGGCGAAGTCGTGGATGCCGAGGAACAGCGCATCCGTCAGACCACCCAACCGGATGCCGACGGCGACTGA